The Streptomyces avermitilis MA-4680 = NBRC 14893 genome contains a region encoding:
- a CDS encoding PhoX family protein: MPENGRPASRRQVLARSGALGVSIAFAGNLSELFAGTAAAQDLGHRGYGPLVPDPNGLLDLPKGFRYRVLSREGDPLRSGEGPVPSNHDGMSAFAGRHGRVHLVRNHENRVTAKFPVPTVEGLTYDPTGKGGCTALTLDGQGQVLSERVAIAGTAVNCAGGPTPWGTWLTCEETEDRAGTNGYTKDHGFIFEVDPANPHRTGAVPLTAMGRFQHEAIAVDPRHGIVYETEDAFLKPFGLFYRFLPHRPEGGVGSLRAGGRLQAMRVPGVPDLSSVQETGAAFDGVEWVDVPDPLAAQTPVRLQDFGPKGITHAQKLEGCYWGGSCVYFVSSFARGADGSAADHYGQIWRYDPSARRLTLVIVFGPDTDVQLPGESPDNICLAPGGGLMVCEDGNGAQHVFGVTRRGEVYALARGAQNIGTPEAPEWGEFAGVTFSPDGRTMYVNCYTPGTTFAVTGPWRR; this comes from the coding sequence ATGCCCGAAAACGGTCGCCCCGCATCGCGACGTCAGGTACTGGCCCGCAGCGGCGCGTTGGGCGTCTCGATCGCCTTCGCCGGAAACCTCTCCGAGCTCTTCGCGGGCACCGCCGCCGCACAGGACCTCGGCCACCGGGGCTATGGCCCGCTGGTCCCCGACCCGAACGGCCTGCTCGACCTGCCGAAAGGTTTCCGCTACCGGGTCCTGTCCCGCGAGGGCGACCCGCTCCGCTCCGGCGAGGGCCCGGTCCCCAGCAACCACGACGGAATGTCGGCGTTCGCGGGCCGCCACGGCCGCGTCCACCTGGTGCGCAACCACGAGAACCGCGTCACCGCGAAGTTCCCGGTCCCGACGGTCGAGGGCCTCACCTACGATCCGACGGGCAAGGGCGGCTGTACGGCGCTGACGTTGGACGGGCAGGGCCAGGTGCTCTCCGAACGCGTCGCGATCGCCGGTACGGCGGTCAACTGCGCGGGCGGGCCCACCCCTTGGGGCACCTGGCTGACCTGCGAGGAGACCGAGGACAGGGCCGGCACGAACGGCTACACCAAGGATCACGGCTTCATCTTCGAGGTCGACCCGGCGAACCCCCACCGCACCGGCGCCGTACCGCTCACCGCGATGGGCCGCTTCCAGCACGAGGCGATCGCCGTCGACCCGAGACACGGCATCGTCTACGAGACCGAGGACGCGTTCCTCAAGCCCTTCGGCCTCTTCTACCGCTTCCTGCCCCACCGGCCCGAGGGCGGCGTCGGTTCATTGCGCGCCGGCGGCCGGCTTCAGGCGATGCGGGTGCCCGGCGTACCCGACCTCTCCTCGGTCCAGGAGACGGGCGCGGCCTTCGACGGCGTCGAGTGGGTGGACGTACCGGATCCACTGGCCGCCCAAACCCCGGTCAGACTCCAGGACTTCGGCCCGAAGGGCATCACCCACGCACAGAAGCTCGAGGGCTGCTACTGGGGCGGCTCGTGCGTGTACTTCGTCTCCTCCTTCGCCCGCGGCGCGGACGGCTCGGCCGCTGACCACTACGGGCAGATCTGGCGCTACGACCCGTCCGCGCGCCGGCTCACCCTCGTGATCGTCTTCGGCCCGGACACCGACGTACAGCTCCCGGGCGAGTCACCGGACAACATCTGCCTCGCACCCGGCGGCGGTCTGATGGTCTGCGAGGACGGCAACGGCGCGCAGCACGTCTTCGGGGTGACGCGGCGCGGCGAGGTGTACGCCCTGGCCCGCGGCGCCCAGAACATCGGCACCCCCGAGGCTCCGGAGTGGGGCGAGTTCGCGGGCGTCACTTTCTCCCCGGACGGCCGGACGATGTACGTGAACTGCTACACGCCCGGTACGACCTTCGCGGTGACGGGGCCCTGGCGCAGGTGA
- a CDS encoding aminoacyl-tRNA hydrolase, whose translation MTSDPTPATPATPATPAAPAVDGSAPQDSPFRSERTSRDEARQFVLPLVVRIEKSAPPARTDALETAARAVLVILSDERSLGDGEWAQAMTDWQDARIRKVVRRARGAEWRRAEALPGITVTGKSAEVRVFPPVPLDGWPKDLARLQVSGTDLEDFEPPLEADPSAPVLRLSPDLDMSAGKAMAQAGHGAQLAWWELSDEDRAAWRDAGFPLAVRTADPSHWRELTASGLPLVRDAGFTEIAPGSCTVVADHPALRG comes from the coding sequence GTGACCAGTGATCCCACCCCCGCCACCCCCGCCACCCCCGCCACCCCGGCCGCCCCGGCCGTCGACGGCAGCGCTCCGCAGGACAGCCCCTTCCGCTCCGAGCGCACCTCCCGTGACGAGGCGCGGCAGTTCGTGCTGCCGCTCGTCGTGCGCATCGAGAAGTCCGCTCCCCCGGCGCGCACGGACGCGCTGGAGACGGCGGCGCGCGCGGTGCTCGTCATCCTGAGCGACGAGCGGTCGCTGGGCGACGGGGAGTGGGCGCAGGCGATGACGGACTGGCAGGACGCCCGGATCCGCAAGGTGGTCCGGCGGGCGCGCGGCGCGGAGTGGCGGCGGGCCGAGGCCCTGCCCGGGATCACGGTGACGGGCAAGTCGGCGGAGGTACGGGTCTTCCCGCCGGTACCGCTGGACGGCTGGCCCAAGGACCTGGCCCGTCTCCAGGTCTCCGGCACCGACCTCGAGGATTTTGAACCGCCCCTGGAGGCGGACCCTTCCGCCCCGGTCCTCCGGCTGAGCCCCGACCTCGACATGTCGGCGGGCAAGGCGATGGCGCAGGCGGGCCACGGCGCCCAACTCGCCTGGTGGGAACTGTCGGACGAGGACCGCGCGGCCTGGCGCGACGCGGGCTTCCCGCTCGCCGTCCGCACGGCGGACCCGTCCCACTGGCGCGAACTCACCGCCTCAGGCCTCCCGTTGGTCCGCGACGCGGGTTTCACGGAGATCGCCCCCGGCTCGTGCACGGTGGTGGCGGACCATCCGGCACTGCGCGGCTGA
- a CDS encoding pyrimidine reductase family protein, whose translation MRRLFPVTEETAAQASGGAPGADAADREWGLDELAAAYAYPRAGAAGGPGGRTPWLRANMVTTLDGAAQHEGRSQPISSAADMRIFGTLRGLADVVVVGAETVRQEGYRPARARAEFAELRAAAGQGPAPAIAVVTASLDLDFSLPLFTSALVPTLVLTGAAAPPDRVAAAEKAGARVVVAGDGRGVDPARAVRALGDLGMTRLLTEGGPRLLGQLVAAGVLDEMCLALSPMLVAGDAQRIASGPSVAVPARFELVSLLEDAGFLFGRYRRR comes from the coding sequence ATGCGACGCCTGTTCCCTGTGACGGAAGAAACAGCAGCCCAGGCCTCGGGAGGGGCTCCCGGCGCGGATGCGGCGGACCGGGAGTGGGGGCTCGACGAGCTGGCCGCGGCCTACGCGTATCCCCGGGCCGGCGCCGCGGGCGGGCCCGGCGGCCGTACGCCCTGGCTGCGCGCCAACATGGTGACCACGCTCGACGGGGCAGCCCAGCACGAGGGCCGCTCGCAGCCCATCTCCAGCGCCGCCGACATGCGGATCTTCGGCACCCTTCGGGGGCTCGCGGACGTGGTGGTCGTCGGTGCGGAAACGGTACGGCAGGAGGGGTACCGGCCGGCCCGCGCGCGTGCGGAGTTCGCGGAGCTGCGGGCGGCGGCCGGGCAGGGCCCCGCGCCCGCGATCGCCGTGGTGACGGCGAGCCTGGACCTGGACTTCTCGCTTCCGCTCTTCACCTCGGCCTTGGTGCCCACGCTCGTCCTGACCGGGGCCGCCGCACCCCCCGACCGGGTCGCCGCCGCCGAGAAGGCGGGCGCGCGGGTGGTGGTGGCCGGGGACGGCAGGGGCGTGGACCCGGCCCGCGCCGTACGTGCCCTGGGCGACCTCGGGATGACCCGGCTGCTCACGGAGGGCGGCCCGCGGCTGCTCGGCCAGCTGGTCGCGGCCGGTGTGCTGGACGAGATGTGTCTGGCCCTCTCCCCGATGCTCGTCGCGGGCGACGCGCAGCGCATCGCCTCAGGGCCGTCGGTGGCGGTGCCGGCCCGCTTCGAACTCGTCTCCCTGCTGGAAGATGCCGGGTTTCTGTTCGGCCGGTACCGGCGCCGCTGA
- a CDS encoding SulP family inorganic anion transporter has protein sequence MKFPHLRQDFAASLVVFLVALPLCVGVAVASGVPAELGLVTGIVGGIVTGLMRGSSLQVSGPAAGLTVLVFEAVQEYGLPALGVIVLATGALQLLMGALKLGRYFRAISVSVVEGMLAGIGLVLIAGQLYSVAGAKAPASGLGKIAGLPEALIAAARSTEALASLALGAGTVAVLVLWRRLPRKVRTVPAPLAAVGLATLAAAAFGLPVATVEVKGLLGAVQPPSLTAFGDLASVGLLATIVAFTLIASAESLFSAAAVDRAARRSAHPVRQLFSAAAVDRLHDGPRTQYDKTAVIVRSAANVQAGARTKASRVLHGVWLLLFAALLPSVLAYIPIPALAGILVHAGAKLVPVRAIVTLWREHRGEALILVVTAVSIVAVSMFEGVLIGLALAVVKTAWEASHVRLDVIDKGAGPVQAYLSGNATFLRLPKILDSLEALPQDRPVELDLAGLHHLDHACRTALENWAQRHSGAGTEPVKVTSGS, from the coding sequence GTGAAGTTCCCCCATCTGCGGCAGGACTTCGCCGCTTCCCTCGTCGTCTTCCTGGTGGCCCTGCCGCTGTGTGTCGGTGTGGCCGTCGCCTCCGGCGTGCCGGCCGAACTCGGGCTGGTCACCGGCATCGTGGGCGGCATCGTCACCGGGCTGATGCGGGGCAGCAGTCTGCAGGTCTCGGGCCCGGCGGCCGGGCTGACCGTGCTGGTCTTCGAGGCCGTCCAGGAGTACGGGCTGCCCGCGCTCGGCGTCATCGTCCTGGCCACGGGTGCGCTCCAACTCCTCATGGGCGCCCTGAAGCTGGGGCGCTACTTCCGGGCCATCTCGGTCTCCGTCGTCGAGGGCATGCTGGCCGGCATCGGGCTCGTCCTGATCGCGGGCCAGCTCTACTCGGTGGCCGGCGCCAAGGCCCCGGCCTCCGGCCTGGGCAAGATCGCCGGTCTGCCCGAGGCGCTCATAGCGGCGGCCCGGAGCACCGAGGCACTCGCCTCGCTCGCACTCGGCGCCGGGACCGTCGCCGTGCTCGTGCTGTGGCGGCGGCTGCCGCGCAAGGTGCGTACGGTACCGGCGCCGCTGGCCGCGGTCGGCCTGGCCACGCTCGCCGCCGCGGCGTTCGGCCTGCCGGTGGCGACCGTCGAGGTGAAGGGGCTGCTCGGTGCCGTCCAGCCGCCGTCCCTCACCGCCTTCGGCGACCTCGCGAGCGTCGGCCTCCTCGCCACGATCGTCGCCTTCACCCTGATCGCGTCCGCCGAGTCGCTGTTCAGCGCGGCGGCCGTGGACCGGGCTGCACGACGGTCCGCGCACCCAGTACGACAACTGTTCAGCGCGGCGGCCGTGGACCGGCTGCACGACGGTCCGCGCACCCAGTACGACAAGACGGCGGTGATCGTGCGCAGCGCGGCCAACGTCCAGGCGGGCGCGCGGACGAAGGCGTCCCGTGTGCTGCACGGTGTCTGGCTGCTGCTGTTCGCCGCGCTGCTGCCGTCCGTGCTCGCGTACATCCCGATCCCGGCACTCGCGGGCATCCTGGTGCACGCCGGCGCCAAGCTCGTTCCCGTACGGGCGATCGTGACCCTGTGGCGCGAGCACCGCGGCGAGGCACTGATCCTCGTCGTCACCGCGGTGTCGATCGTCGCGGTGAGCATGTTCGAGGGCGTGCTGATCGGGCTCGCGCTGGCCGTCGTCAAGACGGCGTGGGAGGCCTCGCACGTACGCCTCGACGTCATCGACAAGGGTGCCGGGCCCGTCCAGGCGTACCTGTCCGGCAACGCGACCTTCCTGCGGCTGCCGAAGATCCTCGACAGCCTGGAGGCGCTGCCCCAGGACCGCCCGGTCGAGCTGGACCTGGCCGGGCTGCACCACCTGGACCACGCCTGCCGTACGGCCCTGGAGAACTGGGCCCAGCGGCACAGCGGGGCCGGGACCGAGCCGGTGAAGGTCACCTCCGGTTCCTGA
- the msrB gene encoding peptide-methionine (R)-S-oxide reductase MsrB: MSYDIEKPDEAWRAELTPAEYAVLRKAGTEPAFTGEYTDTRTKGVYSCRACGAELFTSNEKFESHCGWPSFYDPKNTDAVELIDDRSHGMVRTEVRCARCGSHLGHVFEGEGYATPTDQRYCINSISLRLAPDEG, translated from the coding sequence GTGTCGTACGACATCGAAAAGCCGGACGAGGCATGGCGCGCGGAGCTGACCCCGGCCGAATACGCGGTCCTGCGCAAGGCCGGCACGGAGCCGGCGTTCACGGGTGAGTACACGGACACCAGGACGAAGGGCGTCTACTCCTGCCGTGCCTGCGGCGCGGAGCTCTTCACGTCGAACGAGAAGTTCGAGTCGCACTGCGGCTGGCCGTCCTTCTACGACCCGAAGAACACGGACGCCGTGGAGCTGATCGACGACCGTTCGCACGGGATGGTGCGGACGGAGGTGCGGTGCGCTCGCTGCGGGTCGCATCTCGGACATGTGTTCGAGGGGGAGGGGTATGCGACCCCGACCGATCAGCGGTACTGCATCAACTCCATCTCGTTGCGGCTGGCGCCGGACGAGGGCTGA
- a CDS encoding carbonic anhydrase — MQPLIDHARAHGQRPEEFAQLAEGQSPQALFITCSDSRVVPALITGARPGELFELRTAGNIVPPYAASQHPTSEAATIEYAVEVLKVTDVVVCGHSHCGAVGALVRGDDLTAVPAVRDWLAHAAPRPAGAVEDPAVTEAVQSHVLTQLLRLRSYPCVSAKLTSGQLRLHAWFYEVHTGSVLAHRPQTDTFTAL, encoded by the coding sequence ATGCAGCCCCTCATCGATCATGCCCGTGCGCACGGACAGCGCCCCGAGGAGTTCGCCCAGCTGGCCGAGGGCCAGTCACCGCAGGCCCTGTTCATCACCTGCTCCGACTCCCGGGTCGTCCCCGCCCTGATCACCGGCGCCCGGCCCGGTGAGCTCTTCGAACTGCGCACCGCCGGCAACATCGTCCCCCCGTACGCCGCCTCCCAGCACCCCACCAGCGAGGCGGCCACCATCGAGTACGCCGTCGAAGTGCTCAAGGTCACCGACGTGGTCGTCTGCGGCCACTCCCACTGCGGCGCGGTCGGCGCCCTGGTGCGCGGCGACGACCTGACCGCCGTACCCGCCGTGCGCGACTGGCTCGCACACGCGGCTCCCCGCCCGGCAGGCGCGGTCGAGGACCCCGCCGTCACCGAGGCGGTGCAGAGCCACGTCCTGACCCAGCTGCTGCGCCTGCGCTCGTACCCGTGCGTCTCGGCGAAACTGACGAGTGGTCAACTACGGCTGCACGCCTGGTTCTACGAGGTGCACACCGGCTCCGTGCTGGCCCACCGTCCGCAGACCGACACCTTCACGGCCCTGTGA
- a CDS encoding polysaccharide deacetylase family protein translates to MIILVRRVAVAGALGALGAALAACGTPGASGTPHAAARPAHSAPTTAASSKPPTLTPGPSGLTPVFKNGPRTQGKTVALTFDADMTADQGARAAAGEHFDNPQLIGALRELKVPATVFMTGRWADEYPQEARAIGRDPLFEVANHSYSHYAFTSDCYGLPTVSEDRMRSDVERAFAAFEKAGVPHVMPYFRFPGGCYDQRALRTLIPVGVTAVQWDVVSGDAFATDADAVAQQVLEGVRPGSVVVMHCTRSAAPTTERAVRTIVPELRKKGFRFVKVSELIQAASGGRR, encoded by the coding sequence GTGATCATTCTTGTACGCCGTGTCGCCGTCGCCGGTGCCCTGGGCGCCCTGGGAGCCGCGCTCGCCGCCTGCGGCACTCCCGGCGCATCCGGCACCCCGCACGCCGCCGCACGCCCTGCGCACTCGGCGCCCACCACCGCCGCGTCCTCGAAGCCCCCCACCCTCACGCCCGGCCCCTCCGGGCTGACCCCCGTCTTCAAGAACGGCCCGCGCACGCAGGGCAAGACCGTCGCGCTCACCTTCGACGCGGACATGACCGCGGATCAGGGCGCGCGGGCCGCCGCCGGGGAGCATTTCGACAATCCGCAGTTGATCGGCGCACTGCGCGAGCTCAAGGTGCCGGCCACCGTGTTCATGACGGGACGGTGGGCCGACGAATACCCCCAGGAGGCCCGGGCCATCGGCCGCGACCCCCTGTTCGAGGTCGCCAACCACTCGTACAGCCACTACGCCTTCACAAGCGACTGCTACGGCCTGCCGACCGTGTCCGAGGACCGGATGCGGTCCGATGTGGAGCGGGCGTTCGCCGCCTTCGAGAAGGCGGGGGTGCCCCACGTGATGCCGTACTTCCGCTTCCCCGGCGGGTGCTACGACCAGCGTGCGCTGCGCACGCTGATCCCCGTCGGCGTCACCGCGGTGCAGTGGGACGTGGTGAGCGGGGACGCGTTCGCGACGGACGCGGACGCCGTGGCCCAGCAGGTGCTGGAGGGCGTCCGGCCGGGGTCCGTCGTCGTCATGCACTGCACACGGAGCGCGGCCCCGACGACGGAGCGGGCCGTACGGACGATCGTTCCCGAGCTGCGCAAGAAGGGGTTCCGGTTCGTGAAGGTGTCCGAGCTGATCCAAGCGGCCTCGGGCGGGCGTCGATAG
- the zapE gene encoding cell division protein ZapE: MSSSTAASGIDPIAEAAPLSLCARAPHVPADRLVAEMVPPPRFDSVRFATYIPDPNQPSQTEAVRVLEDFATGLGGAHASGSGRRRLFGFGKAPKTPAGPRGVYLDGGYGVGKTHLLASLWHATPAEPELKAFGTFVELTNLVGALGFQKTVQTLSGHRLLCIDEFELDDPGDTVLVSTLLGKLVDAGVALAATSNTLPGKLGEGRFAAADFLREIQGLSAHFRPLRIDGEDYRHRGLPAAPAPYSDEQVTKAAYATPGASLDDFPHLLEHLARVHPSRYGALTDGLGAVCLTDVQPVPDQSTALRLVVLADRLYDREVPVLASGLPFDQLFSEEMLNGGYRKKYFRAISRLTALARDAKGLVAA, translated from the coding sequence GTGTCGTCCTCCACCGCCGCCTCCGGTATCGATCCGATAGCCGAAGCGGCCCCGCTGTCCCTGTGCGCCCGTGCGCCGCACGTCCCCGCCGACCGGCTCGTCGCGGAGATGGTGCCGCCACCGCGCTTCGACTCGGTCCGCTTCGCCACCTACATCCCGGACCCGAACCAGCCGAGTCAGACCGAGGCCGTCCGCGTCCTCGAAGACTTCGCCACCGGTCTGGGCGGGGCGCACGCCTCCGGTTCCGGCAGGCGCAGGCTGTTCGGCTTCGGGAAGGCCCCGAAGACCCCGGCCGGCCCCCGCGGCGTCTACCTCGACGGCGGCTACGGCGTCGGCAAGACCCACCTGCTCGCCTCCCTCTGGCACGCCACCCCGGCCGAGCCCGAGCTGAAGGCCTTCGGCACCTTCGTGGAGCTGACGAACCTGGTCGGCGCGCTCGGCTTCCAGAAGACCGTGCAGACGCTGAGCGGCCACCGGCTGCTGTGCATCGACGAGTTCGAACTCGACGACCCGGGCGACACCGTTCTCGTGTCGACGCTGCTGGGCAAGCTGGTCGACGCGGGCGTCGCGCTGGCCGCCACCTCGAACACCCTGCCGGGCAAGCTCGGTGAGGGCCGGTTCGCGGCCGCCGACTTCCTGCGCGAGATCCAGGGCCTGTCCGCACACTTCCGCCCCTTGCGCATCGACGGTGAGGACTACCGTCACCGCGGGCTGCCCGCGGCTCCGGCGCCGTACTCCGACGAGCAGGTGACGAAGGCGGCGTACGCCACCCCGGGGGCGTCCCTCGACGACTTCCCGCACCTGCTCGAGCACCTCGCCCGGGTCCACCCCAGCCGGTACGGCGCGCTGACCGACGGGCTCGGGGCCGTGTGCCTCACCGACGTCCAGCCGGTGCCGGACCAGTCGACGGCGCTGCGGCTCGTCGTGCTCGCGGACCGGCTCTACGACCGCGAGGTCCCGGTGCTCGCCTCGGGGCTGCCCTTCGACCAGTTGTTCAGCGAGGAGATGCTGAACGGCGGCTACCGCAAGAAGTACTTCCGTGCGATCTCCCGCCTCACCGCCCTCGCCCGCGACGCCAAGGGGCTCGTAGCGGCGTAG
- a CDS encoding HAD-IIA family hydrolase — MDAVRAVLIDIDGVLTVSWKPLPGAIEALHRIRDASLGVVLLTNTTSRTRASIAATLGASGFPVSAEDILTAPTATAAHLTDHCPGARCSLLNSGDIREDLVGVTLLDDTDTVPDVVIVGGAGPEFDYAALNRVFGHLQRGARLVAMHRNLYWRTDRGLDLDSGAFLLGLEHAAGTRAEITGKPAPAFFEAALTRLGAGPGQAVMVGDDIESDVLAAQRTGITGVLVKTGKYLPETHHAASARPDHVLDSVADLPALLDSVVRR, encoded by the coding sequence ATGGATGCCGTACGTGCGGTCCTGATCGACATCGACGGTGTGCTCACCGTCTCGTGGAAGCCACTGCCCGGCGCGATCGAGGCGCTGCACCGGATCCGCGACGCCAGCCTCGGCGTGGTCCTGCTCACCAATACGACGTCCCGTACGCGCGCGTCGATCGCTGCGACACTGGGCGCCTCGGGCTTCCCGGTGAGCGCCGAGGACATCCTCACCGCACCCACCGCCACCGCGGCCCATCTCACCGACCACTGTCCCGGCGCCCGCTGCTCCCTGCTGAACAGCGGTGACATCCGGGAGGACCTCGTCGGCGTGACCCTGCTCGACGACACCGACACCGTCCCGGACGTCGTCATCGTGGGCGGTGCCGGCCCAGAGTTCGACTACGCGGCGCTCAACCGGGTCTTCGGCCACCTCCAGCGGGGCGCCCGGCTGGTGGCGATGCACCGCAACCTGTACTGGCGCACCGACCGCGGACTGGATCTCGACAGCGGTGCGTTCCTGCTCGGGCTGGAGCACGCCGCCGGCACTCGGGCCGAGATCACCGGCAAGCCGGCGCCCGCGTTCTTCGAGGCGGCGCTGACACGCCTCGGGGCCGGCCCCGGCCAGGCGGTCATGGTCGGCGACGACATCGAGTCCGACGTGCTCGCGGCACAGCGCACGGGTATCACCGGTGTCCTCGTCAAGACCGGAAAATACCTGCCCGAAACGCACCACGCGGCGAGCGCACGGCCCGACCACGTCCTGGACTCCGTCGCGGATCTCCCCGCCCTGCTGGACTCCGTCGTGCGCCGCTAG
- the murC gene encoding UDP-N-acetylmuramate--L-alanine ligase → MAPGLPTAMDRPHFIGIGGAGMSGIAKILAQRGAKVAGSDAKESETAEALRALGATVHIGHAAEHLADDATCVVVSSAIRADNPELARAAELGIPVVHRSDALARLMDGLRPIAVAGTHGKTTTTSMLAVSLSTLGLAPSYAIGGDLDAPGSNALHGEGDIFVAEADESDRSFHKYAPDVAIVLNVELDHHANYASMDEIYASFETFVDRITEGGTLVIAADHEGARELTRRVTASGVRVVTYGESADADVCVLSVTAQGLKSEVEVLLDGTELTFTVSVPGRHYAHNAVAALAAGVALGIPAADLASALAAYTGVKRRLQLKGEEAGVQVIDSYAHHPTEMTADLEAMRAAAGDARILVVFQPHLFSRTQELGKEMGQALALADASVVLDIYPAREDPIPGITSELIIEAARAAGADVTPVHDKAEVPSVIAGMARPGDLVLTMGAGDVTELGPRILDRLSKQ, encoded by the coding sequence ATGGCACCCGGTCTTCCTACCGCCATGGACCGACCGCACTTCATCGGGATCGGCGGCGCCGGGATGTCGGGCATCGCGAAGATCCTCGCGCAGCGCGGGGCCAAGGTGGCCGGCAGCGACGCGAAGGAGTCCGAGACCGCCGAGGCCCTGCGGGCACTGGGCGCGACGGTGCACATCGGGCACGCGGCCGAGCACCTCGCCGACGACGCCACGTGCGTCGTCGTCTCCTCCGCGATCCGCGCGGACAACCCGGAGCTGGCCCGCGCGGCGGAGCTGGGCATCCCGGTCGTCCACCGTTCGGACGCCCTGGCCCGGCTGATGGACGGCCTGCGCCCGATCGCGGTGGCGGGCACGCACGGCAAGACGACCACGACGTCGATGCTGGCGGTGTCGCTGTCCACGCTGGGCCTCGCCCCGTCGTACGCGATCGGCGGCGACCTGGACGCCCCCGGCTCGAACGCGCTGCACGGCGAGGGCGACATCTTCGTCGCCGAGGCGGACGAATCGGACCGCAGCTTCCACAAGTACGCGCCCGACGTGGCGATCGTGCTGAACGTGGAGCTGGACCACCACGCCAACTACGCGTCCATGGACGAGATCTACGCGTCCTTCGAGACCTTCGTGGACCGCATCACCGAGGGCGGCACGCTGGTGATCGCGGCGGACCACGAGGGCGCGCGGGAGCTGACGCGGCGCGTCACGGCGAGCGGCGTACGGGTGGTGACGTACGGCGAGTCGGCGGACGCCGACGTGTGCGTCCTGTCCGTGACCGCGCAGGGCCTGAAGAGCGAGGTGGAGGTCCTGCTCGACGGCACGGAGCTGACCTTCACGGTGTCGGTCCCCGGCCGGCACTACGCGCACAACGCGGTGGCGGCGCTCGCGGCGGGGGTGGCGCTGGGCATCCCGGCCGCGGACCTCGCTTCGGCCCTGGCCGCCTACACGGGGGTGAAGCGGCGCCTCCAGCTCAAGGGTGAGGAGGCGGGCGTCCAGGTCATCGACTCGTACGCGCACCACCCGACGGAGATGACCGCGGACCTGGAGGCGATGCGGGCGGCGGCGGGTGACGCACGGATCCTGGTCGTCTTCCAGCCGCACCTGTTCTCGCGCACGCAGGAGCTGGGCAAGGAGATGGGGCAGGCCCTGGCGCTCGCGGACGCGTCCGTGGTCCTGGACATCTACCCGGCCCGCGAGGACCCGATCCCGGGCATCACGAGCGAGCTGATCATCGAGGCGGCGCGGGCGGCGGGCGCGGACGTGACGCCGGTGCACGACAAGGCGGAGGTCCCGTCGGTGATCGCGGGAATGGCGAGGCCGGGCGATCTGGTTCTCACCATGGGCGCGGGCGACGTGACGGAGCTCGGCCCGCGGATCCTGGACCGTCTGTCGAAGCAGTGA
- a CDS encoding slipin family protein, with the protein MLQELLVAAVAAGSAGLIYVTAAARVVKQYERGVVFRLGRLAGDVRPPGFTLVVPGVDRLRKVNMQIVTLPIPAQEGITRDNVTVRVDAVVYFKVVDAANAIIQVEDYRFAVSQMAQTSLRSIIGKSDLDDLLSNREKLNQGLELMIDSPAIGWGVQIDRVEIKDVSLPETMKRSMARQAEADRERRARIINADAELQASKKLAEAAGVMSEQPAALQLRLLQTVVAVAAEKNSTLVLPFPVELLRFLERAQAQQPPTPAESGADGATGTPAGTGHGTPAYTGPGSATATGADGATGIESGPRTDTGTVPRTDTGTGT; encoded by the coding sequence ATGCTCCAGGAGCTGCTGGTGGCGGCCGTGGCGGCCGGTTCCGCGGGCCTCATATACGTCACGGCGGCGGCGCGGGTCGTCAAGCAGTACGAGCGCGGGGTGGTCTTCCGGCTCGGCAGGCTCGCGGGCGACGTCCGTCCGCCCGGCTTCACGCTGGTGGTCCCGGGCGTGGACCGGCTGCGCAAGGTCAACATGCAGATCGTGACGCTGCCCATCCCCGCCCAGGAGGGCATCACGCGGGACAACGTGACGGTGCGCGTCGACGCGGTCGTCTACTTCAAGGTGGTCGACGCGGCGAACGCGATCATCCAGGTCGAGGACTACCGCTTCGCGGTCTCGCAGATGGCGCAGACATCGCTGCGGTCGATCATCGGCAAGAGCGACCTCGACGATCTGCTGTCCAACCGGGAGAAGCTCAACCAGGGCCTGGAGCTGATGATCGACAGTCCGGCGATCGGCTGGGGCGTGCAGATCGACCGCGTGGAGATCAAGGACGTGTCCCTGCCGGAGACGATGAAGCGGTCTATGGCCCGGCAGGCCGAGGCCGACCGTGAGCGCCGCGCCCGGATCATCAACGCCGACGCGGAGTTGCAGGCGTCCAAGAAGCTCGCGGAGGCGGCCGGAGTGATGTCCGAGCAGCCCGCCGCGCTCCAACTCCGGCTGCTCCAGACGGTGGTGGCGGTGGCGGCGGAGAAGAACTCCACGCTCGTCCTGCCGTTCCCGGTGGAACTGCTGCGGTTCCTGGAGCGGGCGCAGGCCCAGCAGCCGCCCACGCCCGCGGAGTCCGGAGCCGACGGCGCGACCGGTACCCCGGCAGGCACCGGACACGGCACCCCGGCCTACACCGGACCCGGCAGCGCGACCGCCACCGGAGCCGACGGCGCGACCGGCATCGAATCCGGCCCCCGTACCGACACGGGCACCGTCCCTCGCACCGACACCGGCACCGGCACGTGA